The nucleotide sequence TAGGAAAAGAGCTCTATGAAAAATTCGAGAAGATGGGACTCGAAATAAGACAGACTACGTCTCACAACCAAGTCAGAAACCTTCCTGGGGATAATGATTTTCAACGCTATCGGACAGCTAAGTCAACGTTGGTCGTAGGGGTGCGTAAAACGCTAAAGTTTGATACGTCCAAGCCATCAGCTGAATATGCTATTCCATTTGCAACAGGCTGTATGGGGCATTGTCATTATTGTTACTTACAAACGACAATGGGAAGTAAACCATACATACGAACGTATGTAAATACAGATGAAATTCTAGATTCAGCGGATAAATACATGGAAGAGAGAGCGCCCGAAGTGACGCGGTTTGAAGCTTCCTGTACTTCAGATATTGTTGGCGTAGATCATCTGACCCATACGTTGAAACGAGCCATCGAGCATTTTGGCAAGTCGGACAAGGGAAGACTGCGGTTTGTAACGAAATTTGCTCATGTCGATCATTTGTTAGATGCGAAACATAATGGGAGAACCCGGTTTCGGTTTAGTATGAATGATGATTATGTCATTAAGTATTTTGAACCAGGCACTTCCCGATTGAAAGAAAGAATCGAAGCAGCGCGTAAAGTGGCGGAAGCCGGTTATCCTCTTGGCTTTATTATCGCCCCAATCTACCTTCACGAAGGCTGGAAGGAAGGATATGGGGAAATGCTAGAACATTTATCAGACTCCCTTCCGGAACATGCGAAGGATGGCTTAACATTTGAGTTGATTCAGCATCGCTTTACCCAACCTGCGAAACGAGTGATTCAAAAAAACTACCCAATGTCGAAGCTAGAATTAGATGAGTCCAAACGGAAATGGAAGTGGGGAAGGTACGGAATTGGAAAGTATGTTTATAAAGATGAAGAACAGGAAGATATAAAGGATACGTTAGGTAGTTATATTGAAAAATTGTTTCCAAAGGCGAAAGTTGAATATTTTACGTAAAAACAAGCTGAAAGGGCTTGTTTTTTCTATGTGAAACAATATGTAGTAAAATTTGGAGGTGGGGTGAAAGGGAGTAGATAAGAATGGGCGATTATATAATGGATTTGCGAAAATCTGTCGGTCATCAACCTTTAATTATGGTTGGATCTGGTGTAATGGTCATACGTAATGATAATGAGCTATTGCTCCAGTTGCGATCAGATACAAAAGACTGGGGAATCCCAGGAGGAGCGATGGAGTTAGGCGAAAGTTTAGAGCAAACGGCTAGACGGGAACTATTAGAAGAAACCGGATTGCAAACCAAAGACCTTCAGTTTGTGACGATGATTTCTGGTCAAGATTTATATTACAAGTATCCGAATGGGGATGAAGTGTATAACGTCATTGCTATTCACAAAGCAACAGAGGTAGAAGGGGAAATAAAAATGGAAGACGGGGAGAGCTTGGACTTACGCTATTTTCCACTTCATCAGCTACCGGTTAACATCCAATCGATTTCGAGAAAAATGATAGAAGCTTTTCAAGCGTGTAACATAATGCAAAGATAAACCGTATATAGCTAGTACATGAGATTGATTTTTCATTTTGCTAAACTATAGATAATAGGATAGGAGGTAGTTAGTTATGAGATTATCGGATAAGAAAGTTTTATCTTTTGTAAGTGATGATTTTGAAGATTTGGAGCTATGGTATCCCATTTTAAGACTTCGTGAAGAAGGGGCAACCGTTCATCTTGCGGGTGAAAAAGCTAACCATACGTACATTGGGAAATATGGGGTCCCTGCGGAAACAGATATGGCATTCTCTGACATGAAAGCAGAAGAATATGATGCGGTACTTGTGCCTGGAGGATGGGCACCGGATAAACTTAGAAGGTATCCTGAAGTTCTAGAATTTGTCCGCTCGATGGATGAATATGAAAAGCCGATTGGACAAATTTGCCACGCAGGCTGGGTCTTGATCTCAGCAGACATTTTGAAAGGGAGAAAGGTCACCAGCACGCCTGGGATCAAAGATGATATGACCAATGCTGGAGCCACCTGGTATGATGAGGCGGTTGTCGTGGACGGACATATTGTGTCTAGCCGTCGTCCACCAGATTTACCTCCGTATGTAAAGGAATTTGCCAATTTACTTGCGGATTAATGGATTAGGATGCCCTCTCCTGGAGGGTATTCTTTATTCGCTAGAAGAGTTGAAATTTTAGCAAGAAGAAACTCGACGAAGCAAAAATTTTTAAGTCCCAAGTATAAGGGCAACTAAGGCTTAGTCTGCGCTTAAAGGCTTGGCTTCGCCAAGTTTTCTTTATGATATGGAGGGGGTATGGAAATGGACCTATTAATATGGATCCTAATTATTGCTTGTTTTGTACTTAGTTTTGTAGGAATCGTGTTCCCAATCATTCCTGGAACACTAGCTCTTTGGGCAGGGTTTCTGTTGTATGTATTTTTGATTCATTCTGGAGAGCTTTCGGTTATATTTTGGATTGCGATGGTGCTCCTAACGATCTTGCTGTTTGCTGCTGACTTAATTGCCAATAGCTACTATGTTAAAAAATATGGAGGAAGTAAATGGGGAGAACGAGTTGCTGGAGTAGCGGTGATTGTGGGATCTTTTATCATTCCGCCATTTGGTATTATCATCATTCCATTTGCCGCCGTATTTGTGACTGAGCTTATACAAAAACGAACGACTCAAGAGGCATGGAAAGCATCGTTAGGCTCGTTAATTGGGTTTTTGAGCGGTTCAGTAGCCAAAGTAGTGATTCAAGTCATGATGATTATTTGGTTCTTGGTTGAGGTATTTTGGTTATGATTAGTTCCTAGATGAATGGAGGAATGTAAAGTGACGATCGCAACAGCATTGAGTATCGCAGGATCAGCCGCCCATGGTAGTGCAGGCATTCAGGCAGATTTAAAAACCTTTCAAGAGCGAGATGTGTATGGGATGGCAGCTATTACAGCTATCGTTGCTAAAAATCCAGTGACAGATTCATCTATATTTAAGCAATCGGTGGAAGCCATTCAAGCTCAGTTCTATACTGCAACAAAAAACGTTGGTGCTGATGCTTTAAAAACAGGCATGTTGTTTTCAACCGAAATTATCGAATGTGTTGTAGATCTTTTGGAAAAGGAAAGAGATAAACCTTTGGTCGTTGATCCAGTAATGATCGGAAAGATGGGATCCCAGCTTTTACATGATGATGCTATAAACGTGATGAAAGAAAAGCTCTTTCCATTGGCTACGATCATAACACCAAATCGCTTTGAAGCAGCTAAATTAACTGGAAAGGAAAAACTGAGCACTATTGAAGAATTAAAGGATGCTGCAAAAGCATTACATCAGTTTGGACCTTCCTTTGTTGTTGTGAAGGGTGGATCTATTGGTGACGAAGCCATCGATATCCTGTACGATGGTCACCTATGTATAGAGTTGTCGGAAAAAAGTGTGGATACCATTCATACAAGTGGAGCTGGCTGTAGTTTTTCTGCAGCTATTACTGCAGAGTTGGCAAAGGGTGAGACAGTCCAACATTCCGTAGATCTAGCTAAAAAGTACGTCACAGCTGCTATCCATCATGCATTATCGTTTGGTAAAGGAGTTGGGTCTACCTATCACGCAGCCTACCGGAAATATTCAAATCTTTAATAAAGTACAAATGGTAAGGAAAAATTTACAATCAGATTGAATCCTTTTGAAATGTCAGACGTATTCATTAAGGGAAGAAAATTTGGAGGAGGAATTACAGTGAAAAGAACAGTAGAATTTGTATTAACCATCATTGGCGCTGTATTGTATGGAATCTTAGCTGCTTTCGGAGGGCTTTTAAAATGGATACAAGGAAATGAGCAAGTTATGACCGACTTCGAAAATGCACTTGAAGAGGATCCTACCTTAAGCGAAACAGGCACAGATGTAGGAACAATCATGGATGCCATGAATACAGGAGCAACGACGATTTTAACCGTATCTATTCTTGTAATCGTATTAGGAATCATAGCTTTGTTCCTATTGAAAGGTAATAAAAAACCAATAGCTGCCGGAATCATTCTTATTATAGCTGGTGCTGGATCTGTATTCTTTACATATGGGCTTGGGCTGTTTGGAGCCATTTTCTATGTAATTGCAGGAATTATGGCTGTAGTAAGAAAACCAAAAACGTTAATCGAATAGAGAAGTGGGGATGTTCCCCACTTTTTCCAAAAGAGGAACTGGAGGTGCTTGTGTGACAGAAGCAGCAATGAAAATAGTTAATTTAAAGAAAAATATCGGAAAGAAACAAATTATTAAAGGGTTAGATTTTGAGATATATCCAGGAGAGGTATTTGGATTTCTCGGACCAAACGGTGCGGGAAAAACAACCACAATCCGTATGATGGTAGGCTTAATGGGGATTACAGAGGGCGATGTTCTCATTCAAGGCAAAAGCATTAAAACAAGTTTTAAAGATGCAATCCGCCATGTCGGGGCTATCGTAGAAAACCCAGAAATGTATCCATTTATGTCGGGCTGGAAAAACCTATTACATTATTCTAGGATGATTCCAGGGATTACGAAAGAGCGAATTCAAGAAATTATTTCTTTAGTTGGTCTAGAAAAAGCGATTCATGAAAAAGCAGGTAGGTACTCTTTAGGGATGCGTCAGCGACTTGGAATTGCCCAAGCTCTCCTACATAACCCATCCATCCTAATTTTGGATGAACCTACGAATGGATTAGATCCATCCGGAATTAGAGAAATCAGACAATACATACGAAATCTAGCAGAAAAAGAGAATGTTGCGGTCATCGTATCCAGCCACCTTCTATCGGAAATGGAAATGATGTGTGATCGAATTGGGATTATCAAAAATGGTGAAATAATTGCCATTGAATCGGTGAAGGATGCCGTTGGAGAATCGGATATGAAAGAAGTATCTCTAGAAGCGGAGCCAATTCAAGAAGCACGTTCCTATTTAGAGCAACGAGAGCTTAAATGGAAAGATAGCGAAAGCGGTCTCCTATTTAACGTGAAAAGAGACGATATTCCAAGTGTGGTAAAAGGGTTAGTGGAACAAGGTGTTCAAATTTATAGCATTCAGGCTCAACGATCCACGCTTGAGGATAAATTCTTAACATGGATAGGGGAGAATACGATTGAGTAATTTTTTAAAACTACTAGTCAATGAACAAATTAAACTCTACGTTCGAAAATCTACGTGGGCGATGTATATTTTACTTGCTGTCGTTATTATCGGTTTAGCTACTATCGCTCAGATTTATGGAACATCAACAGAGGAGTATGGCGATGATTGGAGAACAGAGTTAAAAGAGGAAAATAAGCAATTAGCTAAGGACATTGAAGAAATATCTGGTGAGGAATTTGCTGATGCTGCTGTTGAGATTAATCAAGAAATAATTGACAAGAACAATTATCACTTAGAGCATGACATTAAACCAGCTCTATACGATGGTTGGCAGTTTGTATTAGAAAATCAATATCTAACATCTATACTAAGCTTGTTTACGATTATTGTAGCTGCAGGTATTGTAGCTAGTGAATTCAGATGGGGGACGATAAAACTTTTACTGATACGCCCAGTATCTAGGCTGAAAATTTTATTATCTAAGTATGTATCTGTTTTACTATTTGCGTTGACAACCCTTCTCTTTTTGCTTCTATTTTCTTTAATTGTAGGTAGTATTTTCTTTGGATTTAGGGGAATTAATCCGGAGATTGTCCAAATGGGTAATAATGGATTTGAACAGGTTTCCTTAATAGGAGAAATTGTAGAAGGATACGGTTTTAAACTTGTCACACTAGTCATGATGGCGACATTTGCCTTTATGATTTCTACGATTTTCCGAAACAGTGGTTTTGCGATCGGCTTAGCCATTTTCCTAATGATGGCTGGTAATTCCATCAAGGGAGTGTTATCTCAATACGATTGGTCAAAATATGTATTGTTTGCGAATACAGATTTGACCCAATATACAGATGGGCACACACCATTTATGGAAGGAATGACATTAACGTTCTCGATCGTCGTTCTTCTTGTCTACTACTTAGTCTTTATGGTGCTGTCCTGGATTTCCTTCACGAAACGAGATGTAGCTGGACATTAAAGAAACACTCCGATCTGAATGTCAGATTGGAGTGTTTTTGATTGGGAATGTTAGCGCACTGCGCAGCGATTAGGACCTGCTTCAATTGTTTGCCATTCACTTTGATCTGCAGATTGTTGCCCCATATTGATTTTTCGTATTTGTTGGTAACTGTTTGGTTGGTCTGGTAGATTGTTGGCCACCATATTTTCAAATGCTTGGTAGCTTTCCAAGTTTAAGCGGTAATTGGAATCGTAGATAGAGTTTTTAGTGGCGTAAACAGCGCCATTTTCTTTGAGCTCGTCAAGCGAACTAAAGTGTGTTGGAAGTATGTGTACTTCATGTGGGATTGATGGAATCGTATCGTATAAAGATTTGTATAGTAAGGATGTCCATTCGTTTGCTTTTCCTGCTAAATCAGGTCTGCCGATAGATTGAATGAATAGAGTGTCACCAGTTAACAAAAACTGATTATCGATGAGAAAGCTCGTACTTCCGATGGTATGCCCTGGTGTATGAACAGCTCGGATAGAAACGGTTGCGTTGTGGAGTGAAAAAATAGTCCCATCTTCTAGTAAGGCATGGTCAAATTGCACGTGCTCCTCTTCTGGTGGGAACCAGTAGGTAGCCCCAACTTCTTCTGCAAGCATTCTTCCACCTGAAATATGATCGGCATGGAGATGAGAGTCGATTACGTCTTTGATTATAATGCCATGCTCATTGGCAAATGACAGATAAACGTCGACCATCCTGCTAGCATCTATCACAACTGCTTCTTGACCAGAGACAATCATATAGGACAAACAGCCTTTTCCCATACGAACAAATTGATAGATGGCTCCACTCTGTTGTAAGTCAGCTACCTTAATTGGTTGCAGATGTTCTCCCCATGCTCCCATACCACCGACCAAGTATGTAACATGATCCATTCCTTGCTCTCGTAGAATGGCAGTGGCTTTCTGCGCGGAAATTCCTTTGTAACAAACGACATAGACTGGTTTATCACTTGGTAGCATTGTCATGACTTGTTCCGGGTTCTCTTGAATTTCCGATAATGTTTTATGGACAGAGTAAATTTGCTCGCCTTCAATGGCCCAGTCGTGTACATCGTTCTCTCGTCTAATGTCCAACAAATGTATCTCTTCCTGGCGAATGATTTTATGGACGAGTTCCTGGACTTGAATCGGTTCTAAACTCACTTATCTTCCTCCTCTCAAAAAAATTATATCTATCTCTATACATTTTAACAAATGAATATGAATTTATAATTAAAATTAGGAGTCTAATCAAGCCCTTTTGTGTTAATCTAAAGTATAGGTTTTCTTGAATTTTCTTTATTCTTGCAAGGGTAGAGAAAGACGGGATCCAGTCGTTTTTTAACAGAAAGGGTGTTTGGGAATGGCAAAGAAGAAAGTCGGAATCATTTATGGTGGGAAATCTGCGGAGCATGAAGTATCCTTGCAATCCGCCAAAAATATCGTGGATGCAATTGATAAAGAAAAATACGATGTGGTTTTAATTGGTATAGATAAACAAGGAAAATGGCATCTAGGAGATCCTTCTAGCCATTTATTAAATGTAGAAAATCCTAAATTAATTTCTTTAAACAAATCCAATAAAGGCGTTGCTTTAGTTCCTGGAGAAAGTCAAAAGCAACTTGTTAGCCTTTCGCAAGAGGAAGGATTGGATCAGTTGGATGTGGTCTTCCCAATCGTCCATGGAACCCTTGGAGAAGACGGAAGTATGCAAGGGATGTTAAGAATCGCGAATATCCCGTATGTGGGCTCCAACGTATTAGGATCCGCTGTATGTATGGATAAAGATATTGCAAAACGTTTGCTTAAAGGTGCTGGCATATCTGTAGCTAACGGAGTGGCAGTTTCTAAGCATCAAAAGGATAGTATTCAATATTCTGTTTTGGAGAAAATGTTAGGCTTACCAATGTTCATTAAGCCAGCAAATCAAGGCTCATCTGTTGGAGTTAGTAAAGTTCGCAATGAGGAAGAATTTCACCAAGCGATTGATGAAGCCTTCCAATACGATCATAAACTCATTATCGAAGAAGCAATTGTTGGCCGAGAGGTGGAATGTGCGGTACTTGGAAACGAGTATCCGAAAGCGTCGATCCCAGGTGAGATTCTTCCACAAAGCGATTTTTATTCCTATGAGTCAAAGTACATTGATGAAAACGGTGCGGAATTAGCCATTCCTGCTGATTTACCGGATGAGGTAATAGAAAAGATCCAAAAAGCATCGGTAGAAGTATTCCAAGCATTGAATTGTGAAGGATTAGCAAGAGTGGACTTCTTCTTAAAAGAGGATGGCGAACTTGTAGTGAATGAAGTGAATACACTTCCAGGGTTCACGAAAATCAGTATGTATCCGAAGCTCTGGGAAATCAGTGGAATTCCTTATTCTGAACTAATTTCCGAGCTTATAGAATTAGCTATTGATCGATATGAGCGAGACCAACAACTGAAAAGTGCAGTTTGGGAGTGATTCCTGCCAAAGATTACATGTGTAAGTCACAAAGCTTCTCCGCATGATAAAGATTGAACAGAAAATATCTGTTCAATCCCACATAGGAGAGTGATCGGGAATGGCGGACAATAATAATCAATTATTAGTGCCAGGTGCGGAAAATGCAATGGATAACATGAAGCAAGAAATCGCCAATGAATTTGGTGTTGAGCTTGGTGCCGATACCACTGCACGTGCAAACGGATCTGTGGGTGGCGAAATGGTAAAACGTATGATCCAAATCGCTGAACAAAGTCTCCAAAATCAAAGTAAGTAACAGAGTGTGAGACAGACCAAATCATTTGATTTGGTCTGTTCTTTTTTAGATTGTCTAAGAAATAAGCTGGCTTGGTATAGTTCCAGATCCAGTCCAGCTGCGCTGGCTACTTGCCATATTCAATTCCTAGCTGATAAGCTTGACTAAGCCAATCCTCCATATACTCTGGATTCCCACTTATCGTTTCATAAAGGAGTTCAAATCTCGAACTTGGAATCCCACAGTAATCAGCTAAAGCTACGTTAAAGTATCTTTCCATCATCTCGTCATACCTTCTTTTTGTAAATCTTTCAATTGGCGCGCCTGCTAAACTTAACCACAAAACATGTTTATGAGTAAGCTTATTTGGTCCATAAGCAAAACCGTAGTTCCATACACGGTCAATATATCCCTTTAACATAGCAGGCATACTCCACCACCAGAGAGGAAAAACAAAGGCAAGTGCATCAAACTTACGCAGTTTTTCCATCTCCGCTTCCACTTCACTTGAAAAATTTTGTTGGTTTGATGTCCAATCAGGCTCATCTAATTCTCGAAGTACTGGATCAAAATTACTTTGATATAAATCCATAACCTCTGCTTCATGACCTTCCTTTTTTAGACCTAATACAAATTGGTTTGCTACCTGAAAAGTTAACGAGTTTTTCCTTGGATGAGTGACAATTGTTAGTACTTTCAAACTAAAACCCTCTTTCTTGTTAATTACTTGAATTTGTCTTGGTTTAAGTTTAATCTAAATAAGTAATTCAGTAAAATTGAAATAATTAATATATCAGTTCAGAAATAATGATAACAGGGAGGGGTAAACAAATGGAGCTAAGGCACCTTAATACATTTAGAACAGTTGTGGATGAAGGTGGGTTTAAAAAGGCAGCTGATTATTTAGGGTATGCACAATCATCCATAACAGGGCATATCAAAGAGTTAGAAAGTGAATTAGGACAGCCATTATTTGATCGATTAGGAAAACATGTAACGTTAACGGAAGCAGGGAGAAAGTTTCTACCTTACGCAGAAGATATTATAAAACTTTATTCGAAATCTAAAGATGCAATTAATGATTTACACGAACCATCTGGTCAGCTTATTATTGGTGCAAGTGAATCCATATTGACTTATTGGCTGCCAAATGTTCTCAAGGATTTCATGAAAAGCTATCCCCAAATAGAATTGATAATAAAATCACTAAACTATGATAACCTTTCCGAACAATTAAAGAAGGGTGACATAGACATCGCTGTACTAGTTGAACTCCCAGATTGGAAAGCGAATGAATTGTCAATCCATAAATTAAAAGATGAAAAGCTTTCTTTAGTGCATTTGCCAAAAGAGAAAAAAGATAAAATACCGGAAACTATACTTGTTACAGAAAGTAAATGTAGTTGGCGTCCTAATATTGAAGAATATATCAGAACGGAAGGAAAAAGTTCATTTTCAAGAATTGAGCTTCCAAGTATTGAAGCCATTAAAAAATGCGTGCTTTTCGGTTTAGGTAGATCCATTCTTCCGCGATTTGTCATGAATAATGAATTAGAAAATAAAGAAATGGAAGAATCACATTTGAATGAGGAAATAAATTCGTTAGGTGTTTATGCGGCTATTCATAAAGATAAGTGGATATCTAGGAACTTGGAAGTTTTTCTTTCCGCACTTAGATCTTAAAAAAAACGAGTGTAATCCTTTGGCGGATTCCTCTTTAGAATTATTAGGCAAAGTCATAGGAGGTACGAAATGGAGCTTTATAAATTTGATAAGGACAGTGGGAAAAAGATTACTAAATTCCATTCGAATTTTACTATGTCCCGTATTATGCAAACAGAAAAGACAACTCATATCGGTTGTATGCACTTAGAGGGAAATGATGTTATAGGTTTCCACCAAGCGGTAATACCTCAGCTCCTTCTAATTATGAATGGGGAAGGATATGTTCGCGGTGAAGAAGAAACACAAATTAAAGTTCAGTCAGGGGACGCTGTATTCTGGAAGAAGGGTGAATGGCATGAAACCAAAACAGATATAGGTTTAACTGCTATTGTGATTGAAAGCGAGGATTTAAATCCAGCATCATTCATGCCGATTAGGAAATAGGCGTTGCTTAACAAATGGGGAACGGGAACAGATAGTAGTTCCACATTCCCCTATGCTATACTCCGCAACAGACTGATACTTTCTTTCTACGAAGATTCATTCCTTTGAGCTTTTTTCACTTTTTTATACAGGATGAAGGCGCCTAAACTGAACAAGCCTACTAGCAATAACACTGGTAAATTCCCAATAATAAAGATAAACAAGCCAGAACCAAATCCGATAATGCCATTCACACTATTCATAAATTGTTCCTTTGTTTTCTCCCAAGTGTTTAGTGAATCTTTTTCTATTCCAGGTATGTTCACACTTGTTTCTATAAGTTGAATGGTGACCGTTGCTAAGTCGGATTTGTTATCGAGGTATTTCATTCTTCCTTTTATTTGCTCGATTTCCTCTTGAACCATAGCTAAATCACTAGATATTTTTAGTAGATCCTCTGTTTTTTCAGCCTTCTCCATAAATTGAAGCAACCGTTTTTCGACCACTTGTTTAGAAGCTAAACGTGATTCTAAATCTACGTATTCCTCGGTTACATCTTGCCCATTCACCGATTTATTCACAAGCTTTGTTCCGGTTTCTTCTACTGTTGTTAAAAAATCTCTAAATTTCTCTTGAGGAATACGAACGGTAATGGTGCCTTGAAGGTTTTCTTCTTCTCGATAGCTGCTTGATTCAACAATGTAACCACCTGTACTAAATACGTCATCCTCAATTGTAGAAAGAGCAGTTTGATAATCCTTTACTTCCAACTCCAGATTTGCGGTGTAAATAATTTTTCGATTTTTATCCGGAATAGGGGTTTCGCTGGATTCTGCCGATTGTGGTGTGCTTTCTTCGGTTGTTGTATCTTCACTTGTGTTTGTCTTTTCCAACATTGCTGTGCCAGTATTTGCTTCTTTGTCTGCTGCTTCTCTTCCTTCACTAGAAGTGCTACCTTCCTCATCGCTATTACTACTACACCCGACTACGAACATAACGAGAATAAAAAGTAACCCTAGTCGTTTCCACATATGACCCGCCCCTTTCCTTTTGGCTGTTTTATAGAAGGTTATTGATTTTGACAATAGATAGAAAATGCGACGTAACGATATTTGGATAATTACTAATAAGTCAAGTTTAGCCTAAGTGCGACGCTCCGGCAGAATACTTCGCTTTCCGCGGGCACGGCCTCAGCTTCCTCGGTAGAACACCACTTCCTTGAAAAAGAAACCCGCTTTTTCTGCGTGCGATGTTTATTCTAAGAAGCTTTCCTTGTCCTGCGGGATCTTCGGCTCGCGCTGTTCCCGCTGGAGTCTACGTATTCTGCCTACGCTTGTAGATATTTTCTAATATAGTG is from Radiobacillus kanasensis and encodes:
- the splB gene encoding spore photoproduct lyase, with the protein product MVKPFVPQLVYFEPKALDFPLGKELYEKFEKMGLEIRQTTSHNQVRNLPGDNDFQRYRTAKSTLVVGVRKTLKFDTSKPSAEYAIPFATGCMGHCHYCYLQTTMGSKPYIRTYVNTDEILDSADKYMEERAPEVTRFEASCTSDIVGVDHLTHTLKRAIEHFGKSDKGRLRFVTKFAHVDHLLDAKHNGRTRFRFSMNDDYVIKYFEPGTSRLKERIEAARKVAEAGYPLGFIIAPIYLHEGWKEGYGEMLEHLSDSLPEHAKDGLTFELIQHRFTQPAKRVIQKNYPMSKLELDESKRKWKWGRYGIGKYVYKDEEQEDIKDTLGSYIEKLFPKAKVEYFT
- a CDS encoding NUDIX hydrolase is translated as MGDYIMDLRKSVGHQPLIMVGSGVMVIRNDNELLLQLRSDTKDWGIPGGAMELGESLEQTARRELLEETGLQTKDLQFVTMISGQDLYYKYPNGDEVYNVIAIHKATEVEGEIKMEDGESLDLRYFPLHQLPVNIQSISRKMIEAFQACNIMQR
- a CDS encoding type 1 glutamine amidotransferase domain-containing protein, with the translated sequence MRLSDKKVLSFVSDDFEDLELWYPILRLREEGATVHLAGEKANHTYIGKYGVPAETDMAFSDMKAEEYDAVLVPGGWAPDKLRRYPEVLEFVRSMDEYEKPIGQICHAGWVLISADILKGRKVTSTPGIKDDMTNAGATWYDEAVVVDGHIVSSRRPPDLPPYVKEFANLLAD
- a CDS encoding DUF456 domain-containing protein: MDLLIWILIIACFVLSFVGIVFPIIPGTLALWAGFLLYVFLIHSGELSVIFWIAMVLLTILLFAADLIANSYYVKKYGGSKWGERVAGVAVIVGSFIIPPFGIIIIPFAAVFVTELIQKRTTQEAWKASLGSLIGFLSGSVAKVVIQVMMIIWFLVEVFWL
- the thiD gene encoding bifunctional hydroxymethylpyrimidine kinase/phosphomethylpyrimidine kinase, producing the protein MTIATALSIAGSAAHGSAGIQADLKTFQERDVYGMAAITAIVAKNPVTDSSIFKQSVEAIQAQFYTATKNVGADALKTGMLFSTEIIECVVDLLEKERDKPLVVDPVMIGKMGSQLLHDDAINVMKEKLFPLATIITPNRFEAAKLTGKEKLSTIEELKDAAKALHQFGPSFVVVKGGSIGDEAIDILYDGHLCIELSEKSVDTIHTSGAGCSFSAAITAELAKGETVQHSVDLAKKYVTAAIHHALSFGKGVGSTYHAAYRKYSNL
- a CDS encoding DUF4064 domain-containing protein, with translation MKRTVEFVLTIIGAVLYGILAAFGGLLKWIQGNEQVMTDFENALEEDPTLSETGTDVGTIMDAMNTGATTILTVSILVIVLGIIALFLLKGNKKPIAAGIILIIAGAGSVFFTYGLGLFGAIFYVIAGIMAVVRKPKTLIE
- a CDS encoding ABC transporter ATP-binding protein translates to MTEAAMKIVNLKKNIGKKQIIKGLDFEIYPGEVFGFLGPNGAGKTTTIRMMVGLMGITEGDVLIQGKSIKTSFKDAIRHVGAIVENPEMYPFMSGWKNLLHYSRMIPGITKERIQEIISLVGLEKAIHEKAGRYSLGMRQRLGIAQALLHNPSILILDEPTNGLDPSGIREIRQYIRNLAEKENVAVIVSSHLLSEMEMMCDRIGIIKNGEIIAIESVKDAVGESDMKEVSLEAEPIQEARSYLEQRELKWKDSESGLLFNVKRDDIPSVVKGLVEQGVQIYSIQAQRSTLEDKFLTWIGENTIE
- a CDS encoding ABC transporter permease, whose product is MSNFLKLLVNEQIKLYVRKSTWAMYILLAVVIIGLATIAQIYGTSTEEYGDDWRTELKEENKQLAKDIEEISGEEFADAAVEINQEIIDKNNYHLEHDIKPALYDGWQFVLENQYLTSILSLFTIIVAAGIVASEFRWGTIKLLLIRPVSRLKILLSKYVSVLLFALTTLLFLLLFSLIVGSIFFGFRGINPEIVQMGNNGFEQVSLIGEIVEGYGFKLVTLVMMATFAFMISTIFRNSGFAIGLAIFLMMAGNSIKGVLSQYDWSKYVLFANTDLTQYTDGHTPFMEGMTLTFSIVVLLVYYLVFMVLSWISFTKRDVAGH
- a CDS encoding MBL fold metallo-hydrolase; the protein is MSLEPIQVQELVHKIIRQEEIHLLDIRRENDVHDWAIEGEQIYSVHKTLSEIQENPEQVMTMLPSDKPVYVVCYKGISAQKATAILREQGMDHVTYLVGGMGAWGEHLQPIKVADLQQSGAIYQFVRMGKGCLSYMIVSGQEAVVIDASRMVDVYLSFANEHGIIIKDVIDSHLHADHISGGRMLAEEVGATYWFPPEEEHVQFDHALLEDGTIFSLHNATVSIRAVHTPGHTIGSTSFLIDNQFLLTGDTLFIQSIGRPDLAGKANEWTSLLYKSLYDTIPSIPHEVHILPTHFSSLDELKENGAVYATKNSIYDSNYRLNLESYQAFENMVANNLPDQPNSYQQIRKINMGQQSADQSEWQTIEAGPNRCAVR
- the ddlA gene encoding D-alanine--D-alanine ligase codes for the protein MAKKKVGIIYGGKSAEHEVSLQSAKNIVDAIDKEKYDVVLIGIDKQGKWHLGDPSSHLLNVENPKLISLNKSNKGVALVPGESQKQLVSLSQEEGLDQLDVVFPIVHGTLGEDGSMQGMLRIANIPYVGSNVLGSAVCMDKDIAKRLLKGAGISVANGVAVSKHQKDSIQYSVLEKMLGLPMFIKPANQGSSVGVSKVRNEEEFHQAIDEAFQYDHKLIIEEAIVGREVECAVLGNEYPKASIPGEILPQSDFYSYESKYIDENGAELAIPADLPDEVIEKIQKASVEVFQALNCEGLARVDFFLKEDGELVVNEVNTLPGFTKISMYPKLWEISGIPYSELISELIELAIDRYERDQQLKSAVWE
- a CDS encoding alpha/beta-type small acid-soluble spore protein: MADNNNQLLVPGAENAMDNMKQEIANEFGVELGADTTARANGSVGGEMVKRMIQIAEQSLQNQSK
- a CDS encoding NAD(P)H oxidoreductase; translated protein: MKVLTIVTHPRKNSLTFQVANQFVLGLKKEGHEAEVMDLYQSNFDPVLRELDEPDWTSNQQNFSSEVEAEMEKLRKFDALAFVFPLWWWSMPAMLKGYIDRVWNYGFAYGPNKLTHKHVLWLSLAGAPIERFTKRRYDEMMERYFNVALADYCGIPSSRFELLYETISGNPEYMEDWLSQAYQLGIEYGK